A window from Cryptomeria japonica chromosome 1, Sugi_1.0, whole genome shotgun sequence encodes these proteins:
- the LOC131032103 gene encoding FBD-associated F-box protein At5g38590 isoform X1: MAAHDAFYTLPDSLLSFILSKIPIKDAVKSSILSKRWRFIYTQMPELTFSPDLVLGSDRPSLNPPLVSSAENIISNILLLHSHNLEALHLHNTGFDHNQRRFSRESVCKWVEFASLCNIQHLTLFDHYVPGPYNERVDERHRALKETPPPALFSCSRLVALSLHDYILTSVPINFVGFPRLITCRLQGVQLTEESLISFISLCPLLQKLEIIIDDWLGNVVIFSSTIEHLLMQRVKSLSVNCPKLKIMSGMMLEDLSVNGVRLYELSSAFWHLEMDCGSTLRELSMQFCLGDVSASRFLHIVGNCYSLKELVIYLGHSVEREVEIDAPLLNLFHRLPNLQRLHIVGCFVQELARDPIPDCLASPHVNLKKIRVEVLELDYKEIAVISCLLQSIPSLETMEIRLPDEYDEGRCISDYGELHAQVFNAAEGRNGVNGHYEQVQE; this comes from the exons ATGGCTGCCCACGATGCATTCTACACACTTCCTgattctcttctttctttcataCTATCGAAAATCCCAATTAAAGATGCTGTCAAATCTTCCATCCTCTCCAAGAGATGGAGATTTATCTACACCCAGATGCCTGAACTCACTTTCTCTCCGGATCTTGTTTTGGGGTCTGATCGCCCTTCTCTCAATCCTCCCCTCGTATCAAGCGCTGAGAATATAATTTCCAATATTTTGCTTCTGCATTCACATAATCTCGAGGCCTTGCACCTCCACAACACCGGGTTCGATCATAACCAACGACGCTTCTCTCGTGAAAGTGTGTGCAAATGGGTAGAATTTGCATCTTTGTGTAATATTCAACACCTCACTCTGTTCGACCACTACGTGCCAGGTCCTTACAATGAGCGTGTCGATGAGCGCCACCGTGCTTTAAAAGAAACCCCACCCCCTGCTCTCTTTTCATGTTCGCGTCTTGTAGCACTGTCTCTGCACGACTACATTCTCACCAGTGTCCCAATTAATTTCGTTGGATTTCCCCGCCTGATTACTTGTCGCCTCCAGGGTGTTCAATTGACAGAGGAGTCTTTAATCTCCTTCATTTCACTCTGCCCTCTTCTGCAAAAACTTGAAATAATTATAGATGATTGGCTAGGTAATGTAGTAATCTTTTCATCCACCATTGAACATTTGCTAATGCAACGTGTAAAATCTCTCTCTGTTAACTGCCCCAAACTTAAAATTATGTCAGGGATGATGCTTGAGGATTTGAGTGTAAACGGTGTAAGACTCTACGAGCTTTCCTCTGCCTTCTGGCATCTTGAAATGGACTGTGGAAGTACTCTGAGGGAATTGTCGATGCAATTCTGTCTAGGAGATGTTTCAGCAAGTAGATTTCTTCACATAGTAGGTAACTGCTACTCCTTGAAGGAACTTGTTATATACTTGGGTCATTCCGTTGAAAGGGAAGTAGAGATAGATGCTCCTCTACTGAACCTGTTTCACAGGCTTCCAAATCTTCAGCGGCTGCATATAGTGGGCTGCTTTGTACAG GAGTTGGCAAGAGATCCTATACCTGATTGCCTCGCCTCGCCACATGTTAACCTCAAGAAAATACGCGTAGAAGTTCTCGAGTTAGACTACAAAGAGATTGCAGTAATCAGTTGCTTGCTCCAGAGTATACCCTCTCTTGAAACAATGGAAATTCGGTTACCTGACGAATATGATGAAGGTCGAT
- the LOC131032103 gene encoding FBD-associated F-box protein At5g38590 isoform X2 — MAAHDAFYTLPDSLLSFILSKIPIKDAVKSSILSKRWRFIYTQMPELTFSPDLVLGSDRPSLNPPLVSSAENIISNILLLHSHNLEALHLHNTGFDHNQRRFSRESVCKWVEFASLCNIQHLTLFDHYVPGPYNERVDERHRALKETPPPALFSCSRLVALSLHDYILTSVPINFVGFPRLITCRLQGVQLTEESLISFISLCPLLQKLEIIIDDWLGNVVIFSSTIEHLLMQRVKSLSVNCPKLKIMSGMMLEDLSVNGVRLYELSSAFWHLEMDCGSTLRELSMQFCLGDVSASRFLHIVGNCYSLKELVIYLGHSVEREVEIDAPLLNLFHRLPNLQRLHIVGCFVQELARDPIPDCLASPHVNLKKIRVEVLELDYKEIAVISCLLQSIPSLETMEIRLPDEYDEGRCMDFLRDILYLRRASLLARIIVLDWYQ; from the exons ATGGCTGCCCACGATGCATTCTACACACTTCCTgattctcttctttctttcataCTATCGAAAATCCCAATTAAAGATGCTGTCAAATCTTCCATCCTCTCCAAGAGATGGAGATTTATCTACACCCAGATGCCTGAACTCACTTTCTCTCCGGATCTTGTTTTGGGGTCTGATCGCCCTTCTCTCAATCCTCCCCTCGTATCAAGCGCTGAGAATATAATTTCCAATATTTTGCTTCTGCATTCACATAATCTCGAGGCCTTGCACCTCCACAACACCGGGTTCGATCATAACCAACGACGCTTCTCTCGTGAAAGTGTGTGCAAATGGGTAGAATTTGCATCTTTGTGTAATATTCAACACCTCACTCTGTTCGACCACTACGTGCCAGGTCCTTACAATGAGCGTGTCGATGAGCGCCACCGTGCTTTAAAAGAAACCCCACCCCCTGCTCTCTTTTCATGTTCGCGTCTTGTAGCACTGTCTCTGCACGACTACATTCTCACCAGTGTCCCAATTAATTTCGTTGGATTTCCCCGCCTGATTACTTGTCGCCTCCAGGGTGTTCAATTGACAGAGGAGTCTTTAATCTCCTTCATTTCACTCTGCCCTCTTCTGCAAAAACTTGAAATAATTATAGATGATTGGCTAGGTAATGTAGTAATCTTTTCATCCACCATTGAACATTTGCTAATGCAACGTGTAAAATCTCTCTCTGTTAACTGCCCCAAACTTAAAATTATGTCAGGGATGATGCTTGAGGATTTGAGTGTAAACGGTGTAAGACTCTACGAGCTTTCCTCTGCCTTCTGGCATCTTGAAATGGACTGTGGAAGTACTCTGAGGGAATTGTCGATGCAATTCTGTCTAGGAGATGTTTCAGCAAGTAGATTTCTTCACATAGTAGGTAACTGCTACTCCTTGAAGGAACTTGTTATATACTTGGGTCATTCCGTTGAAAGGGAAGTAGAGATAGATGCTCCTCTACTGAACCTGTTTCACAGGCTTCCAAATCTTCAGCGGCTGCATATAGTGGGCTGCTTTGTACAG GAGTTGGCAAGAGATCCTATACCTGATTGCCTCGCCTCGCCACATGTTAACCTCAAGAAAATACGCGTAGAAGTTCTCGAGTTAGACTACAAAGAGATTGCAGTAATCAGTTGCTTGCTCCAGAGTATACCCTCTCTTGAAACAATGGAAATTCGGTTACCTGACGAATATGATGAAGGTCGATGTATGGACTTCCTCAGAGATATTTTGTACTTGAGGAGAGCATCCTTGCTAGCAAGGATTATTGTACTAGACTG